A region from the Pseudomonadota bacterium genome encodes:
- a CDS encoding energy transducer TonB yields MLSTVGRHFAGKPLVLIACCVAILGCRDNYYPLETYYPLSAFQNCIEGVVIFDVLIDVDGNIKEADVISSHPAGVFEEAATKALQLKKFDKTGEEYRTDRTITYSIEDIEDCRRHYGVQ; encoded by the coding sequence GTGCTTTCCACTGTCGGCCGTCATTTTGCTGGTAAACCTTTGGTGTTGATCGCGTGCTGTGTTGCCATTCTTGGCTGCCGAGATAATTATTATCCCTTAGAAACATACTACCCTCTGAGTGCTTTTCAAAATTGCATTGAAGGAGTGGTCATTTTTGATGTTCTGATTGACGTCGATGGCAACATCAAAGAGGCCGACGTCATTTCGTCTCACCCAGCTGGCGTGTTTGAGGAAGCCGCGACAAAAGCGCTTCAGTTGAAAAAGTTTGACAAAACAGGCGAAGAATACAGAACCGATCGAACGATCACTTATTCCATCGAGGATATTGAAGATTGCCGCCGACATTACGGCGTTCAATAA
- a CDS encoding molybdate metabolism regulator, which translates to MTESDDHDPFNNPELAHPRARELMTEPFFWDCVDEMAPFGSDEGAESYYEFRNWRLDRPDRPLTECFNWILAGQLEQYNDSLCSDEQVVQDLKNPGAAFMADSYDMFTLDVTIIATALSQLMDEGKIDSSAKPYVQVALTRQKNPAVGFFELPTLIAIERVVGAA; encoded by the coding sequence ATGACAGAGTCAGACGATCACGATCCGTTCAATAATCCAGAACTTGCGCACCCCAGAGCGCGGGAATTGATGACGGAGCCATTTTTTTGGGACTGTGTTGACGAGATGGCCCCATTTGGAAGCGATGAAGGTGCTGAATCGTATTATGAGTTTCGAAACTGGCGTTTAGACCGTCCGGATAGACCGTTAACGGAGTGTTTTAACTGGATACTCGCCGGACAACTTGAACAGTATAATGATTCGCTCTGTAGTGACGAGCAGGTAGTACAAGATCTAAAGAATCCCGGCGCGGCGTTTATGGCTGATTCATACGATATGTTTACTCTAGACGTTACTATTATTGCTACCGCTTTGAGTCAACTAATGGACGAAGGAAAAATAGATTCGAGTGCTAAACCATATGTTCAGGTTGCTCTGACCCGCCAAAAAAACCCAGCCGTGGGCTTCTTTGAATTACCCACTCTTATTGCAATTGAGCGGGTCGTTGGCGCTGCATAA
- a CDS encoding NADAR family protein: MAIYFYTKNEPNYEYSNFSKYGIECDGLWWETVEHYFQAQKFDNEEYREKIRRAHGPKQAASLGRSRSEPIRVDWNEIRIDVMKRAVRKKFLTHKSLKEMLMATGDEEIVENSPGDYFWGCGKDGSGSNWLGRIIMEIRDELRSSV, from the coding sequence GTGGCTATCTACTTTTATACGAAAAACGAGCCTAACTACGAGTACTCTAATTTTTCGAAGTACGGTATTGAGTGTGATGGATTATGGTGGGAGACCGTTGAACATTATTTTCAAGCCCAGAAGTTCGACAATGAGGAATACCGCGAAAAGATTCGGCGAGCACACGGCCCTAAACAAGCTGCGAGTCTGGGCAGATCTCGTTCCGAACCAATTCGAGTTGATTGGAACGAGATTCGCATCGATGTAATGAAGCGTGCGGTGAGGAAGAAGTTTCTAACACACAAATCATTGAAAGAAATGTTGATGGCGACTGGAGATGAAGAGATCGTAGAAAACTCTCCAGGGGATTATTTTTGGGGTTGTGGGAAAGACGGAAGTGGTTCAAATTGGTTAGGCCGAATAATTATGGAGATTCGCGATGAATTACGCAGCTCTGTCTAA